From the genome of Sphingobacterium kitahiroshimense, one region includes:
- a CDS encoding efflux RND transporter periplasmic adaptor subunit codes for MKTTITKKHSHLIRILIISVLSLSLMGCHTKVDEEITEDFTQKGDTIQVQGKVKSQLKTYTVLKQAHQLELITAGTVKAIPNLYAEIGSPFSGRVSAVHLKLGMKTKSGTPLYELISPEFIDTQKLYFQAKTAYQNARLILKRQQDLKQHGVGTDKDVEEARAQYEITEKEYQNTSASLRFFNVDTEKLVLGQPLIIRSPIGGEVISNDIVLGQYIKSDDLPLAKVAELNTVWVVGMVKEQNLNLINKLDLAEIATIAFPDDKIKGTIYHIDEIVNEDTRSIQILIECRNPDRLLKPGMYVNVNFTKKASDAVFIPAKSLLQYNDQSYVFLAIGKDKYLRRYVETGITDKDQVQILSGLQAGDNIISEGAFYLLNAK; via the coding sequence ATGAAAACCACAATTACAAAAAAACATAGTCACTTAATCCGGATTCTCATCATTTCTGTACTTTCTCTTAGCCTAATGGGATGTCATACAAAAGTTGATGAAGAAATCACTGAAGATTTCACACAAAAAGGTGATACCATTCAAGTCCAAGGAAAGGTAAAATCACAATTAAAGACATATACTGTTCTCAAACAAGCTCATCAACTGGAGCTCATTACAGCCGGGACAGTGAAAGCTATTCCAAATCTCTATGCTGAAATCGGTTCTCCATTTTCAGGACGTGTTTCAGCAGTACATCTCAAATTAGGAATGAAAACAAAGTCCGGAACTCCCCTTTATGAACTGATATCTCCGGAATTTATTGATACTCAAAAGCTATACTTTCAGGCAAAAACAGCTTATCAAAATGCTAGATTGATTCTAAAGCGACAACAAGATCTTAAACAACATGGTGTAGGAACTGATAAAGATGTCGAAGAGGCCAGGGCCCAGTACGAAATTACAGAGAAAGAATATCAAAATACGTCTGCTTCGCTTAGATTCTTCAATGTAGATACTGAAAAACTAGTTTTAGGACAGCCACTTATTATCCGATCGCCTATTGGTGGTGAAGTTATCAGCAATGACATTGTTCTGGGACAATACATTAAATCGGATGATTTACCCCTTGCTAAAGTAGCCGAACTGAACACTGTCTGGGTAGTTGGAATGGTTAAAGAACAAAATCTAAACCTTATTAATAAATTAGATTTAGCCGAAATTGCTACAATAGCCTTTCCTGATGATAAGATAAAGGGAACCATTTACCACATCGATGAAATTGTAAATGAAGATACCCGAAGTATCCAAATACTTATTGAATGCCGCAATCCCGATCGTTTATTAAAACCAGGCATGTATGTGAATGTCAACTTTACTAAAAAAGCTTCTGATGCTGTGTTCATTCCTGCAAAATCATTACTACAATATAATGATCAAAGCTATGTGTTCTTAGCAATTGGGAAAGATAAATATCTCAGACGCTACGTCGAAACAGGTATCACAGATAAAGATCAGGTACAGATTTTATCAGGTCTGCAAGCAGGAGACAATATTATCAGTGAGGGTGCATTTTATCTATTAAATGCAAAATAA
- a CDS encoding carboxypeptidase regulatory-like domain-containing protein produces MNSYINMKPRSGPFLGKNMLWWIKIKVALLCFFFLMNTSVFGQETSGALTGRVQNIDGNAVAGASILAIHTPSGTRYSLATDKDGRYTLNNLRIGGPYTVTVSMVGMQSNTRTDIQIRLGAAQELNLQVQEGSQALAEVAVTGRSQRQRVDTYGAGRNISAEQVRNMPTVSRSITDVTRLTPQGSRDNSFGGTNFRYNNVTVDGAVNNDAIGFSPSLGGQTGTSGMAGSSTRTNPISMDAIQDMQVYLAPYDVKIGNFTGGSVNAVTRSGTNKIEGSVYGYGRNAALTGKDRVGSLGKMDHDFYDYQSGFRIGFPIIKDKLFFFSNEEITRRQDPTQLYAGTTETAHILSEDDVKSIATAVGSRYGDVFDAGTAGKYTNWSKSTKFFNRIDWNINDRHQLAIRNNTIFSSATHMDRDQQDFRFSSMAFKQTNNQSSTVAELKSRFSNNLSGNAVLGFTIVNDRRDPLSDPTLPQVQIQGRTPGTTIYLGTDREASIFDMQQRTWELTANLNWNLGRHKLLFGTHNELYRIRYGFVNAWNGRVDYNSIDDFLNNNPYRVRGSYNYKNNTRDYILGNPAADFGINMYSLYVQDEIRVSDHFRVTPGLRADFTQLPDMPVLSDKVRHIQSDPYFGTTYNYTPLSRISNDFLNRVQLSPRVGFRWEVLEDQSLVLRGGAGLFTGRIPFAWLAYAYYNTGDSYGAFDQRADQKPFAPGSDAIKPSRNGLADFIAANGAVVNDPKSGKTQVDLVDNGFTMPQVLRGSLGIDYETANNWKFTVEGLYTKNISDVLFQQLNVHDNPLYYGYDIHQQQPVYQGAVDDRFSNIYVLSNTDQGYRYNITGTISKRMKNFNGTASYTYGESKDLSNGVRNSMESNWQLNQSLIPNNPKLAYSNFDIRHRIVSSISYDHYWRTAGKTNITLFISAQSGSPFTYGIVNNSIQGLPQQVSLVYVPNPEEAIRYFKDIPSGNTAVQQAEAFNKYIDGNAYLSSRRGDFTERNRGRTPWNVQADLRIAHDLPVSTKKGQFITISADVVNVTNLLYKKWGVQYFSPNTFNSTSSVGLTPTLFPPQQNNGNWPVFTFNEPGQTYSIDYFNSRAQIQLGVRYTF; encoded by the coding sequence ATGAATAGTTATATCAATATGAAGCCAAGATCTGGTCCTTTTTTAGGGAAAAATATGCTTTGGTGGATAAAAATAAAAGTAGCCTTATTGTGCTTCTTCTTTTTAATGAATACCTCTGTTTTCGGACAGGAAACATCAGGTGCTTTAACAGGGCGTGTTCAGAATATTGACGGGAATGCTGTAGCTGGAGCTTCGATTCTGGCAATACATACTCCTTCGGGGACACGCTATTCGCTCGCTACCGATAAAGATGGGCGCTATACCTTAAACAATCTGCGTATTGGTGGACCCTATACGGTAACGGTGAGTATGGTCGGGATGCAAAGTAATACACGTACGGATATTCAAATCCGTCTTGGTGCGGCACAGGAACTCAATTTACAAGTGCAGGAAGGTAGTCAAGCGTTAGCGGAAGTTGCTGTAACTGGACGTTCGCAGCGACAACGTGTCGATACGTATGGCGCAGGGCGCAATATCAGTGCTGAGCAAGTGCGCAATATGCCTACGGTGAGTCGTTCGATTACAGATGTGACCCGCCTGACACCACAAGGAAGTCGAGACAATAGTTTCGGAGGAACTAATTTCAGGTATAATAACGTCACTGTAGATGGGGCAGTCAATAACGATGCGATCGGTTTTTCACCCTCACTGGGTGGACAGACTGGGACTTCAGGGATGGCTGGAAGCAGTACGCGCACCAACCCGATCTCCATGGATGCCATACAGGACATGCAGGTCTATCTGGCACCCTACGATGTTAAAATCGGAAATTTTACGGGAGGTTCGGTCAATGCCGTAACCCGAAGCGGTACCAATAAAATCGAAGGCTCAGTCTATGGATATGGACGCAATGCTGCTTTAACGGGTAAAGACCGTGTGGGAAGTCTCGGTAAAATGGATCATGATTTTTATGACTACCAGTCCGGATTTAGAATTGGTTTTCCAATTATAAAAGATAAACTTTTCTTTTTTAGTAATGAAGAGATCACCCGTCGTCAAGATCCTACACAACTGTATGCAGGTACTACCGAGACAGCCCATATTCTGAGTGAGGATGATGTCAAATCGATTGCTACAGCAGTGGGTAGCCGCTATGGAGATGTATTTGATGCAGGTACGGCAGGAAAGTACACAAACTGGTCAAAATCGACCAAGTTCTTTAACCGTATCGACTGGAATATTAATGATAGGCATCAATTGGCCATTCGTAATAATACTATTTTTAGTAGTGCTACCCATATGGACCGCGATCAACAGGATTTCCGCTTTTCAAGCATGGCGTTTAAGCAAACGAATAATCAGAGTAGTACGGTAGCAGAATTGAAAAGTCGCTTTAGCAATAATCTTTCAGGTAATGCGGTATTGGGTTTTACAATAGTAAACGACAGACGAGATCCGTTGAGTGACCCTACGCTTCCTCAAGTACAGATTCAGGGACGCACTCCAGGTACGACAATTTATCTCGGAACTGACCGTGAAGCGAGTATTTTTGATATGCAACAGCGGACATGGGAACTAACGGCAAATCTGAACTGGAACCTTGGCCGGCATAAACTCCTTTTTGGTACGCATAACGAGCTTTACCGTATTCGCTATGGTTTTGTGAATGCTTGGAATGGACGTGTAGACTATAATAGTATTGACGATTTTTTAAATAATAATCCTTATCGCGTACGTGGTAGTTACAACTACAAGAACAATACGCGGGATTATATTCTAGGTAATCCTGCCGCAGATTTTGGAATCAATATGTACAGTCTTTATGTACAGGATGAGATCAGAGTAAGTGATCATTTTCGTGTTACACCGGGTTTACGTGCCGATTTTACGCAGTTGCCCGATATGCCTGTGCTTAGTGATAAGGTTCGTCATATACAGTCCGATCCGTACTTTGGTACAACTTATAATTATACGCCTTTGTCTCGGATTTCAAATGATTTTCTTAATCGCGTACAGCTTTCACCCCGTGTGGGATTCCGTTGGGAAGTGCTGGAAGATCAAAGTTTAGTATTACGCGGTGGAGCAGGACTTTTTACAGGACGTATTCCCTTTGCATGGTTGGCATATGCTTATTATAATACAGGGGACAGCTATGGTGCTTTTGATCAGCGTGCAGATCAGAAACCTTTTGCTCCGGGAAGTGATGCGATTAAACCCAGCCGCAATGGATTGGCCGATTTTATTGCCGCAAATGGAGCTGTAGTAAATGATCCGAAGAGTGGTAAAACGCAGGTTGATCTGGTTGATAATGGCTTTACAATGCCTCAGGTACTGCGTGGTAGTCTGGGTATTGACTATGAAACAGCGAACAACTGGAAGTTTACAGTCGAAGGTTTGTATACCAAAAATATCAGCGATGTGCTCTTTCAACAGTTGAATGTCCATGATAATCCACTTTATTATGGTTATGATATTCATCAACAGCAACCGGTGTATCAGGGTGCGGTTGATGATCGTTTCTCGAATATTTATGTATTGAGCAATACCGATCAGGGCTACCGTTATAACATCACGGGGACAATCAGCAAGCGAATGAAGAATTTTAATGGAACAGCGAGTTATACGTACGGAGAATCAAAGGATTTGAGCAACGGGGTGCGTAATTCTATGGAATCAAATTGGCAACTGAACCAATCGCTTATACCAAACAATCCAAAGTTAGCCTATAGTAATTTTGATATCCGCCACCGCATCGTTTCCAGTATCAGTTACGATCATTATTGGCGAACGGCTGGAAAAACAAACATCACCTTGTTTATCAGTGCACAATCGGGCTCTCCCTTTACTTATGGCATAGTAAACAACAGTATTCAAGGATTACCACAACAGGTGAGTTTAGTCTATGTACCAAATCCGGAGGAAGCAATCCGTTATTTTAAAGATATTCCTAGTGGAAACACGGCGGTACAACAAGCTGAAGCATTTAACAAGTACATCGATGGCAATGCTTATCTCAGCAGCAGAAGAGGAGATTTTACGGAACGTAATAGGGGACGTACACCTTGGAATGTGCAAGCGGATCTCCGCATTGCGCATGATTTGCCTGTGAGCACTAAAAAAGGACAGTTTATTACGATTTCTGCCGATGTGGTCAATGTGACAAACCTGCTGTACAAAAAGTGGGGAGTACAGTATTTTTCTCCTAATACATTCAATTCGACAAGTAGCGTGGGTTTGACACCGACCTTGTTTCCACCACAGCAAAATAATGGAAACTGGCCCGTATTTACGTTCAATGAACCTGGACAAACCTATAGTATTGATTATTTCAATTCAAGAGCACAGATTCAATTAGGGGTTCGGTATACATTTTAG
- a CDS encoding efflux RND transporter permease subunit — protein sequence MKNIFNNTIAKRWLVLALFILLTFFGYYSWTQLSIEAYPDIGDVSSQIVTQVPGLAAEEVEQQITIPIERAINGLPGMHVMRSKSTFGLSMVTIVFQDGTDDYFARARIQERLTDLELPYNATANLDPLTSPTGEIFRYIIESKSHDLRELTDLQTFVIIPRIKQVSGVVDVTNFGGITTQFQVEIDPIKLEQYGLALSEVVNKIETNNTSAGGSVMNRGDQSYVIRGIGLLRTLEDIGNIVVKSQQGTAIFMKDIGQIRYGNLERKGALGYSDKRGANYSDNIEGIVLLLKGQNPSVVLEGVNQAIDELNNTILPAGVQIHPFMDRTQLVETTLTTVSHTLLEGMGLVIIVLIIFLGSWRGALLVAITIPIALLTAFILMHFTHVPANLLSLGAIDFGIIVDGAIVMMEAILKKREENEDEQLTELGIASIVKQMAKPIFFAKIIIITAYIPLFAFERVEKKLFTPMAFTVGYALLGALIVALFLIPGLAYVVYRKPQKVYHNKWLEKLTVGYHRQIQHLLKRPKRVFMPLIIIFAGAIILTCTVGKDFLPPLDEGSIWLQVSLPPGITVEKSKEMSDSLRARTLQYDEVTYVMIQAGRNDDGTDAWTPSHFECSVGLLPYKQWKNGKTKADLIEELAAEYKQMPGYDVAFSQPMIDGVMDKIAGAHSELVVKIYGEDFKEIRRIADEVLITLRKVKGAVDLAIDQEPPLPQLQIKADRYKIAQYGLNVADVSDLIETAIGGKAVSQIFQEGKVYDIICRYHEASRNTPEKIGNLMLTNESGAKIPLSQVATIKLNTGESTIAREMNKRHLTVRLNLRGNDLTSFLKEAQAKIEKDIKYDHNDIKIKWGGQFENQNRAYQHLAIIVPMALALMFILLYGAFGSFSQAGLLMSVVPLAIFGGMLALNIRAMTLNVSSVVGFIALFGVAIQNGVLMITQFNALRKKGYALKEAVIEGAKHRFRPVIMTATVAILGLLPASLATGIGSDVQRPLATVIVYGLFFATVITLYALPSLYYLLEKINADKKHN from the coding sequence ATGAAAAATATATTCAACAATACTATAGCCAAACGTTGGTTGGTCTTGGCTCTTTTTATTCTATTAACCTTTTTTGGATATTATTCTTGGACACAGCTTTCCATTGAAGCGTATCCTGATATAGGCGATGTAAGTTCTCAGATTGTGACACAAGTACCTGGACTTGCTGCAGAGGAAGTAGAGCAGCAAATTACTATTCCGATAGAAAGAGCTATCAATGGTTTACCAGGTATGCACGTTATGCGGAGTAAAAGTACTTTTGGACTGTCTATGGTTACAATTGTTTTTCAAGATGGAACAGACGATTATTTCGCACGCGCCCGTATTCAAGAACGGTTGACGGATCTGGAACTGCCTTATAACGCAACAGCAAATCTTGACCCTTTAACTTCTCCAACAGGAGAAATATTTCGGTACATCATCGAAAGTAAATCACATGATCTACGTGAACTCACCGATCTGCAGACATTTGTCATTATACCCCGTATCAAACAAGTATCTGGCGTAGTTGATGTTACAAATTTTGGAGGTATTACGACACAATTTCAAGTTGAGATTGATCCCATTAAACTGGAACAATATGGTCTAGCCCTAAGCGAGGTGGTGAACAAAATTGAAACAAACAACACCAGTGCAGGTGGAAGTGTCATGAATAGAGGGGACCAATCTTACGTCATTAGAGGAATCGGACTTCTCAGGACATTGGAAGACATCGGAAATATAGTTGTTAAATCCCAGCAAGGAACAGCTATTTTCATGAAAGATATCGGTCAGATCAGATACGGAAATCTTGAAAGAAAAGGTGCTTTAGGCTATTCTGATAAACGTGGAGCAAACTATTCCGACAATATTGAGGGAATTGTGCTATTACTTAAAGGCCAAAACCCTTCTGTCGTTTTAGAGGGCGTCAATCAAGCTATTGATGAATTAAACAATACCATCTTACCTGCGGGAGTACAGATTCATCCGTTCATGGATCGTACTCAACTTGTAGAAACAACCTTAACTACCGTTTCCCATACCTTATTAGAAGGAATGGGTTTGGTTATTATTGTACTCATCATATTCCTTGGTAGCTGGCGTGGAGCGCTTTTAGTTGCTATTACCATACCTATCGCTCTGTTGACAGCTTTTATCCTGATGCACTTTACGCATGTTCCGGCTAACTTGTTGTCATTAGGTGCCATCGATTTTGGTATTATAGTCGATGGGGCCATTGTCATGATGGAAGCTATCTTGAAAAAAAGAGAAGAGAATGAAGATGAACAACTCACAGAATTAGGTATTGCTTCTATTGTAAAGCAAATGGCTAAACCCATATTTTTTGCAAAAATCATTATAATCACGGCTTATATTCCCCTATTTGCATTTGAACGTGTAGAAAAAAAGTTATTTACTCCTATGGCTTTTACAGTAGGTTATGCATTGTTGGGTGCGTTAATAGTTGCTCTATTCCTAATACCTGGACTCGCTTATGTTGTTTATCGTAAGCCTCAAAAAGTATATCACAACAAATGGTTAGAAAAATTAACTGTAGGATATCACAGACAAATCCAGCATTTATTAAAGCGTCCAAAGAGAGTATTCATGCCTTTAATAATCATTTTTGCAGGTGCAATCATATTAACATGTACTGTTGGTAAAGATTTTCTGCCTCCCTTAGATGAAGGATCCATCTGGTTGCAAGTATCACTGCCTCCCGGAATCACAGTTGAAAAATCAAAGGAAATGAGTGATTCACTACGTGCGCGAACACTTCAATATGATGAGGTTACATATGTGATGATCCAAGCAGGTCGCAATGATGATGGTACAGATGCATGGACTCCCTCTCATTTTGAATGCAGTGTTGGCTTACTTCCTTACAAACAGTGGAAAAATGGGAAAACCAAAGCTGATCTAATTGAGGAATTGGCTGCTGAATACAAACAGATGCCCGGATATGACGTTGCATTTTCACAACCAATGATTGATGGAGTGATGGATAAAATTGCGGGGGCGCATAGTGAGCTCGTCGTTAAGATATATGGAGAAGACTTTAAGGAAATCCGAAGAATAGCAGATGAGGTCTTGATTACGTTGCGAAAAGTAAAAGGTGCTGTAGATTTAGCGATCGATCAAGAACCTCCATTGCCGCAACTACAGATAAAAGCAGACCGTTATAAAATAGCACAATATGGTTTAAATGTCGCCGATGTCTCCGACCTTATTGAAACAGCTATCGGTGGAAAAGCGGTTTCCCAAATATTTCAAGAAGGAAAAGTTTACGATATTATCTGCCGTTATCATGAAGCAAGTCGCAATACTCCTGAAAAAATAGGAAATTTAATGTTGACAAATGAATCCGGAGCCAAAATTCCCCTATCACAAGTAGCGACAATAAAACTCAATACCGGAGAAAGTACGATCGCTCGTGAGATGAATAAGAGACATTTGACAGTGCGGTTAAATCTACGCGGAAATGATCTTACTTCCTTTCTCAAAGAAGCACAAGCTAAAATTGAAAAAGATATCAAATATGACCACAACGACATAAAAATAAAATGGGGAGGTCAATTTGAAAATCAAAATCGCGCATATCAGCATTTGGCTATTATTGTTCCTATGGCACTAGCATTAATGTTTATATTGCTGTATGGCGCTTTTGGAAGCTTCTCACAAGCCGGATTGTTGATGAGTGTTGTACCGCTTGCCATATTTGGAGGTATGCTTGCATTAAATATTCGCGCTATGACCCTCAATGTATCTTCAGTAGTCGGATTTATAGCACTCTTTGGTGTTGCAATTCAAAATGGTGTACTGATGATTACACAGTTCAATGCATTAAGAAAAAAAGGGTATGCACTAAAAGAAGCCGTAATAGAAGGTGCTAAACATCGTTTCAGACCAGTAATCATGACTGCCACTGTAGCCATCTTGGGGCTTCTTCCAGCTTCATTGGCAACAGGTATTGGTTCCGATGTTCAAAGACCATTAGCAACTGTCATTGTTTACGGATTATTCTTCGCTACCGTGATAACCCTCTATGCATTGCCATCATTATACTATCTATTAGAGAAAATAAATGCCGACAAAAAACATAATTAG
- a CDS encoding IPT/TIG domain-containing protein — translation MKIWTKYSLGIILFILILAGFAGCEKKEGILPETAVKITQYYPNSGKEGTLVTIAGEGFGTTLEAYKATVNGKDATVISATATAIVVRMPTGGNTGKLVLSYNNQIMDVGTYTYQDLSVRQVFPANGPAGSQIRIGGTGFGSVSNPAEVFINEKKALVVSISDTLIVAEVPNEAGSGSVIVKVDGMNAKGQTFTYQAIKGIKPLTGGKDTRVVISGEGFEQLTTNNIVEFNGKKALVVESTPERLVVKVPDGVTTGPLSVNINNQKTIGPSFTVVDKPVIQTVTPLSGPKGAQMTISGSLFSKELDENQVYINNILIPLTSANETELKLTVPGGTGSGVIRVVVNDQVSNGPQFKDQNLGITAMTPDNGLTGTSVTIRGTGFSTTASENKVYFNGVSALVKTATENSLVLEAPLGLSTGNVKVVVGGQEALAPQLFKRAGVMTLAGGPNSNTFAGYMSAIATDQQGNIYVTDTNNKQVKKITPSGAVSILQVNGADAVFVKPYGIVIDKQNTMYVSDQGTNQVIKITSAGQRSVHTSGFAPGHMSIDDAGNLYVNINGFAAGVNKVNPTGNYSKLNGTGWVTTRTGVDALGNYYYPDQNAISGNGLMRRGADGITMNAWIGFSEAGYADGIGSAARFQGISSIVLFGGNTMYATDNFNYALREIDVATRKVSTIFKANNRGYIDGSLVESRFGALADMAVDKNGNIYILDPDNKAIRKVFLK, via the coding sequence ATGAAAATATGGACAAAATATAGCCTCGGTATCATCCTTTTTATTTTGATACTTGCAGGTTTTGCAGGTTGTGAAAAGAAGGAAGGTATACTTCCTGAGACAGCAGTGAAAATAACGCAGTATTATCCAAATTCAGGAAAAGAGGGGACGCTTGTCACCATCGCAGGAGAGGGATTTGGTACAACACTTGAAGCGTATAAAGCAACAGTAAATGGTAAAGATGCCACTGTGATCAGTGCGACTGCAACAGCTATAGTGGTTCGTATGCCCACAGGTGGGAATACAGGTAAATTGGTGTTGAGCTATAATAACCAGATCATGGATGTAGGTACATATACCTATCAAGATTTAAGTGTTCGGCAAGTATTTCCTGCAAATGGTCCTGCTGGTTCTCAAATACGCATTGGAGGTACTGGATTTGGAAGTGTCAGTAATCCGGCGGAAGTCTTTATTAATGAAAAAAAAGCTTTGGTCGTCAGCATTAGTGATACGCTGATCGTAGCAGAAGTGCCCAATGAGGCTGGTTCTGGATCTGTAATTGTTAAGGTGGATGGGATGAATGCAAAAGGGCAAACCTTCACTTATCAGGCAATAAAGGGTATCAAACCTTTGACAGGAGGGAAAGATACACGTGTAGTGATCTCAGGAGAAGGTTTTGAGCAACTGACTACCAATAATATTGTTGAATTTAATGGTAAGAAAGCTCTTGTCGTTGAATCTACCCCAGAGCGTTTGGTCGTAAAGGTTCCAGATGGAGTAACAACAGGTCCTTTATCGGTTAATATCAATAACCAAAAAACAATAGGTCCATCTTTTACCGTTGTGGATAAACCTGTTATTCAAACTGTAACACCGCTAAGTGGTCCAAAGGGGGCACAAATGACGATTAGTGGATCTTTATTTAGTAAAGAGTTGGATGAAAACCAAGTATATATCAACAATATATTGATACCGTTGACCTCAGCTAATGAAACGGAACTGAAACTAACCGTTCCAGGAGGTACTGGGTCAGGCGTTATCCGTGTTGTGGTGAACGATCAGGTGAGTAATGGTCCACAGTTTAAAGATCAAAATCTGGGGATTACTGCGATGACACCAGACAACGGATTGACTGGTACCAGTGTGACGATTAGAGGCACAGGTTTTAGCACAACAGCATCTGAAAATAAAGTGTATTTCAATGGCGTATCAGCGCTGGTAAAAACAGCGACGGAGAATAGTTTAGTACTTGAAGCACCTCTAGGATTAAGCACTGGAAATGTGAAAGTGGTTGTTGGCGGGCAGGAAGCCCTCGCTCCGCAATTGTTTAAACGAGCAGGTGTGATGACTTTGGCGGGTGGACCTAACAGTAATACTTTTGCAGGATATATGTCTGCCATTGCTACCGACCAGCAGGGCAATATCTATGTAACCGATACAAATAATAAACAGGTGAAAAAAATAACGCCTTCGGGAGCTGTTTCAATTTTGCAGGTCAATGGAGCCGATGCGGTTTTTGTCAAACCTTATGGCATCGTCATCGATAAGCAGAATACCATGTATGTGAGTGATCAGGGAACCAATCAGGTGATCAAGATTACATCAGCTGGTCAACGTTCGGTCCACACTTCGGGATTTGCACCCGGGCATATGAGTATTGACGATGCTGGAAATCTGTATGTCAATATCAATGGATTTGCTGCAGGAGTCAATAAGGTCAATCCAACAGGAAATTATAGTAAACTTAATGGCACAGGTTGGGTGACAACCCGCACCGGGGTGGATGCTTTAGGAAATTACTACTACCCAGATCAAAATGCCATCAGTGGGAATGGTTTGATGCGTAGGGGAGCTGATGGTATAACGATGAATGCATGGATCGGTTTTTCAGAGGCAGGCTATGCGGATGGTATTGGAAGTGCTGCACGCTTTCAGGGGATTAGTAGTATTGTCCTTTTTGGAGGTAATACCATGTACGCTACGGATAACTTTAATTATGCATTACGAGAAATTGATGTAGCAACTCGAAAGGTATCCACTATTTTCAAGGCGAACAACCGTGGATATATAGATGGATCTTTAGTAGAGTCACGCTTTGGAGCTTTGGCCGATATGGCGGTAGACAAGAATGGTAATATTTATATCTTGGATCCGGACAATAAAGCAATCCGGAAGGTTTTCTTGAAATAG
- a CDS encoding TolC family protein gives MLRLKNIRKKHFLLLYFTLVLSVITQAQIDADIQKEITYPDFIKAVVQNNIAYAAEKLNINIAEANIEKSKIIPDPEFTAGVFNNDQHKMKMGYGYNIGLDWTFELGGKRKARVDLAKSESELSKYILQDYFRNLRADATVQYLTAIHHEQLMKLQFNSYETMDELAKSDSLRAKLGTITAIDAKQSKLEAKSIWNEAIQSIGNWKGSLSSLNLLMGSKHAELTQMALVNFSTFDRSFYLDDLIVHALSNRADLLYALQNKDVSEKMIRLTKVNRVLDLGITTGVTRNAEARNDLAPSPAFTSANFGISIPLKFSNHRKGELKEAFYTAQQAGLQHQEIELQVQTEVKQAFYNYEATQKQLQQFNSGILDDAKAILTGKLYSYKRGDSSLLEVLHARRTYIEVQQNYYEILFNNAHALVILEQSAGIWDILF, from the coding sequence ATGTTACGTCTTAAAAACATCCGTAAAAAACACTTTCTACTATTATATTTTACTTTAGTCTTAAGTGTAATTACTCAAGCTCAGATTGACGCAGATATTCAAAAAGAGATTACTTATCCCGATTTTATAAAAGCTGTTGTTCAAAATAACATAGCTTATGCGGCAGAAAAGTTAAATATTAATATTGCTGAAGCAAATATTGAAAAATCCAAAATAATTCCTGACCCAGAATTTACCGCTGGTGTATTTAATAACGACCAGCATAAAATGAAGATGGGGTACGGATACAATATCGGATTGGATTGGACCTTCGAACTTGGCGGAAAACGGAAAGCACGCGTTGATCTGGCAAAAAGTGAATCTGAACTTAGCAAATATATATTGCAGGATTACTTCAGGAATCTCAGAGCCGATGCTACTGTACAATATTTAACCGCAATCCATCATGAGCAACTGATGAAATTACAATTCAATTCCTATGAAACGATGGATGAACTTGCAAAATCGGACAGTTTACGCGCCAAATTAGGTACAATTACTGCTATTGATGCCAAACAAAGTAAACTTGAGGCTAAATCCATATGGAATGAAGCAATTCAGTCCATCGGAAATTGGAAAGGATCGTTGAGTAGCCTCAATTTACTGATGGGGAGTAAACATGCTGAACTTACACAAATGGCATTGGTAAATTTTTCTACATTTGACCGGTCTTTTTATCTTGATGACCTTATAGTCCATGCACTATCAAACCGTGCAGATCTACTGTATGCATTACAAAATAAAGATGTGTCAGAAAAAATGATCCGTCTTACAAAAGTAAATCGGGTATTAGATTTAGGAATAACGACAGGTGTTACGCGCAATGCAGAAGCCCGCAATGATTTAGCTCCCAGTCCAGCTTTCACATCAGCAAATTTTGGAATAAGTATTCCTTTGAAATTTTCAAATCATAGGAAAGGAGAACTTAAGGAGGCATTTTATACTGCCCAACAAGCTGGATTACAACATCAAGAGATTGAACTACAGGTGCAAACAGAAGTTAAGCAAGCATTTTATAACTATGAAGCGACTCAAAAGCAACTCCAGCAGTTCAACAGTGGTATTCTTGACGATGCTAAAGCTATCTTAACGGGGAAACTCTACAGCTACAAACGAGGTGATTCTAGTTTACTTGAAGTACTCCATGCACGGAGAACCTATATTGAAGTTCAACAAAATTATTATGAAATACTGTTTAATAATGCCCATGCTCTCGTTATATTGGAACAATCCGCAGGTATTTGGGATATACTTTTTTAG